The window CATGAGGGGCCCGCTCTTGGATTGGAACGAGACGGCCGTCGACCCAGGCTCGAGGGAGGTCATGACAACGTGGGCCGAAGCCAGGGTGGCGTGCCCGCAGAGATCCACTTCGGTGGCGGGGGTGAGCCACCGGATCTCGTACTGACCGCCCCCTCCCACCAGAAACGCGGTCTCCGAGAGGTTGTTCTCCGCCGCGATGGCCTGCAGAGTGTGAGTGTCTAGCCAATGTTCCAGGGGCACGACCGCCGCGGGATTGCCGGCAAAGACCCGACTGGTGAAAGTGTCAAGATGGTACAAGGCGAGCTTCATTTCTCTATTGTGCCCCCGCTCACGATGCTTTCGCCCATGTTCAATTCCAAGAAGAGCGCTCCTTCGATGGGGTTCGGCCGGTAGGGCGCGATCCGCCGAAAGCCCAGGCTCTGGTACAGGCCGATGGCTCCCTTCATCGACGGCACGGTGTCGAGCCGCATGCGGGCATAGCCGATCCTTCTCGCCTCCGCGATGATCGCGAGGGCCAGGCGCCGGCCGATGCCGGAGCCGCGGGCCTGGGGGCGCACGTAGAGACGCTTCATCTCCGAGGTCTGGCCGTCGAGCCGGCGCAGAGCCACGCAGCCCTCCGCCCCCCCCTCGCCCACGGCGAGAAGCAAGCAGCCGGTGGGCGGAGCGTACTCCCCTGGTAGGTCGCGGAGTTCCCGCTCGAAGTCCTGGAAGGCAAGGTCAAACCCCACGGTCGCGGCATACTCCGTGAACAGAGTGCGCACCTCCAGCAGTCGGTCGCCCCCGTGCGCGGACAGGATCATGCCCCAGTATCTCACCGCCGGATCGGGGGGTCGTAGATAATACGTGCGTCATGAACCAACCCCCGCTCAAGGAAGCCGGCGATGCCTTCGCCCGCTTCGTGCAACTCATCGCCCGCCTGCGGGCCCCCGGGGGCTGCCCCTGGGACCGGGAACAGACCCACGAGAGTCTGAAACCCATGACTCTGGAGGAGGCTTACGAGGTGGTGGAGGCCATCGACCACCGCGACGAC of the Vicinamibacteria bacterium genome contains:
- a CDS encoding GNAT family N-acetyltransferase → MILSAHGGDRLLEVRTLFTEYAATVGFDLAFQDFERELRDLPGEYAPPTGCLLLAVGEGGAEGCVALRRLDGQTSEMKRLYVRPQARGSGIGRRLALAIIAEARRIGYARMRLDTVPSMKGAIGLYQSLGFRRIAPYRPNPIEGALFLELNMGESIVSGGTIEK